In Patescibacteria group bacterium, the genomic window TAAATAGGCTAAACCAAAACTCTCTAAGTCTTTTTTTTCTTTTTCTTCACGAGTCGGCATAATAAACAAATCAGCAGCCTGGTAAAAAGGTATTTTCTTTAATAAATTATCTTTAACAGCTCCGGTAAAAATTACCTTATTTTTCAAACCTAATTTTTCGGTTAAGTTTTGCAAATATTCTTTGTCCGGGCCATCTCCTACAATAAGGTAAATGAGATTAGGTATTTTTTTTAGTATTTTTGGCAGAGAGCGAATAACCATATCCTGTCCTTTTCTTTTAACTAGACGCCCTAAGGTAAGCAGTACTTTTTTATTATTTAAATTATATTTTTTTTTGATAAAATTAGAACTGGTTTTAACCTTAAAAATATTCTGATTTAAAGAAGGATAAACTACTATAATTTTTGAGGGAAAAACACCTAGCTCGATAATTTTTTGTTTCATAAATTCTGTGTTGGCAATAACCCACTGGGCGTTTTTTAGGTTCTTGGTCATGATTTTTTTCTGTAACCAATTTTTTTGAGGAATCAAAGTATCCACTCCGTGAGTATAAACTAAATAAGGTATCTTAAATAATTTTTTAAAAACAAGACCAACTGTAACTAAATTAAAATAATGGCCAAATTGTAGATATTGGATTTTTTCTTGTTTAATAATTTTTTTTATCCGCCAAAAAAGAGGCAGCCAGGAGGGTTTAAAAAACCGCCAGGGATAAAAATTAAGGCGGATAATTTTCCTTTTGTATTTTTTATCAAAATCTCCCCTTGGCAAATCATCATCAGTTAATATAGATATTTTATCTTCAGGCAGTTGATAGCATAAATTTTTGAAATAATTTTCAATACCGCCAATTTTGGGAGGAAAGAAATTAGTAATTAATAATGATTTTTTCATTTTTTACCGTCTAATTATAGATTTAATTACATATCGTAATTCTGAATACTTTATAATTTTTAATAAAAGTATTAGCGCTATGTATATTAGCACCCCGATGGGTATCAGTAAAATAAAATTAACAGCCGGTTTAAGCCAATAAATACTTAAAGCCATACCGAGCGAGGCGGTAAGGCTGCGAAAAAACCAGGAGACTATTTTTGCTTTATTGTATTTAATTATTTTTTGAGTCTGATAATAAGCCACTACAAAGAGAAAAACAGCTGAAGAAAGAGCGGCTATAGAAGCTCCGATGTGATTAAAGCGCGGTATTAAAATTAAATTAATTATGACATTAAAAGCGACTGTTAGGCCTATGTTTAGAGTATTTTTTTTCTGACGATTGGTAGCGTTTAAGACCGAACTTAAAATAAAATTAATAAAGATAAAAACTAAACCTAAAATTGAAATTCGAAAAGCTGGAATAGAGCGAGTATAATCACTGGTAAAAAGAACTGTAATTTTATCGGCTAAAACAAAAGCTCCTAAGGATATAGGTAAACTGATAATCATTAAATAACGAAAAGCATTTTCTACGGTTCTAGCTAAAATTTCTTGAGAAGAAATATAAAGTCTGGAAAGAGCTGGATAAATACTATTATTAAAAGCTAAGGGTATAAACTGAATAGCATATGTTAGTTTATAGGCTACCGAGTACCAGCCGACATACTCTTCCCCACCCTGACCTTTTTTTAAAAAAGAGAGTAAGAGTATATCGATATAAGCATAGATTTTAGTAAAAATACCGGCCAGGAAAAAGGGCATAGCCATTTTAAAAAGTTTTCTTAAAAGAGAAAAATTAAGATAAAACCGAGGCTTTATATCAGTATGTTTTACTAATTTTATTAAGGCATACAAAAAATTACCGATAGCTCCGATAAGAATAGCTATACCGAGGACAATCGGCTGCTTAAAAATTTGCAGCATAACAATACCTGAGCTAACCACCAAGAGCTGATATATTAAAGTGCCGATTGATTCATATTTTAAATTATGAAAGCCCCGGAAAACACCAAATATACTCAAACTAAAAGATTCAAAAAGCATAACAAAGCCGGCAAAATAAACCAGAGACTTAGTAGTTTCTGGATAAGATAAAGTATTGATAGTAATATAGATAAGTAAAATAGCCGTAAAAGCAAAAAATACTTTCACCGTAAAAATAGCTGAAAAATACTTATGAGCCTTATTTTTAAAACGGGAGATTTCACGAATTAAAACCGGATTTAAACCTAAATCAACTAAAATACCAAAAACTGTAGTAAAGGAAACCGCAAAAACAAATTGGCCGGTACCAATATAGCCAATATAACGGGCATAATAAATAAAGTAACCAAATGAGATTACTTTTTGTAGGGTGTAGGCAATGGTTAAAAATAAAGTATTACGAGAAACCTTATTTTCTCTGATTTGTTTAGACAATTTTCTTTTTTTATATGTTTTATCTTTTTCTCCACTGCGGAGCCCGGCGAGCCCGTTTGAGACCGTATTTTTTTCTTTCTTTGACTCTTGGATCACGTTTTAATAAACCTTCCGGTTTTAAGAGTTTGCGATTTTTTGGCTCTAAAGTTACTAAGATTCTGGACATGCCCAAAGAAATAGCTTCAACCTGTCCCCTCTTACCACCACCTTTAACTTTAATTGTAAACTTACCAAATTTTTTTAAATTTCCGGTTACTTTTAATGGCTTTTCAATTATATTTTTGAACTCTAAGTTTACAAAATGCTCTTTATAATCTTTTTGGTTAATAATAATCTCATTTTTACCCTTTTTGTAATATCTTACACGAGCCACCGCCGATTTACGCCGGCCAACGGCAAATATATAAGTTCTTTTTTTGGAACCTTTTTTACTTCTAGATTTTTTATTGGAAGATTTCTGAGTTTTTTTTGCTTTTTTTACCATAATTTAGTTGGAAATTTTTAATCGTTTTAGCCTATGTTTTAACAATCTATTATGAGGTAACATGCCTTTAACGGCCATCTTTAACACAGAAGATGGATCTTTTTTCATTAACACAGATAGTTTCTTTTGCTTAACACCACCTTGATAACCACTATATTTATAAAATACTTTATTTTTGCTTTTAAGACCGGTTAATTTTATTTTAGAGGCATTTTTTACTTCCAGAATTAAATTTCCCGGCTTATGGGGCTGGTAATTTGGTTGATCCTTACCCATTAATCTAATAGCAACTTGACTGGCCAAGCGACCAAGGGGTTTATTATTAGCATCAATAATTTCTTTATTTTTCATATTATTTAAACAAATTCAATTAAAGCCATTAGAGCATTATCGCCGGAACGTCGGCCTATTTTTACCACTCTGGTGTAACCTCCGTCCCGCTTTTTATATTTAGGAGCAATATTTTTGAATAAAATATTAGCTGTTTTTTTATTAAGATATTTTTGAAGATAACGCAGAGAAGAAGGCTGGCCTGAACGACTTTTAGTAATCAGCTTCTCTATATAGGCTCTAAGGACTTTAGCTTTAGTATGAGTAGTTTTA contains:
- a CDS encoding flippase translates to MIQESKKEKNTVSNGLAGLRSGEKDKTYKKRKLSKQIRENKVSRNTLFLTIAYTLQKVISFGYFIYYARYIGYIGTGQFVFAVSFTTVFGILVDLGLNPVLIREISRFKNKAHKYFSAIFTVKVFFAFTAILLIYITINTLSYPETTKSLVYFAGFVMLFESFSLSIFGVFRGFHNLKYESIGTLIYQLLVVSSGIVMLQIFKQPIVLGIAILIGAIGNFLYALIKLVKHTDIKPRFYLNFSLLRKLFKMAMPFFLAGIFTKIYAYIDILLLSFLKKGQGGEEYVGWYSVAYKLTYAIQFIPLAFNNSIYPALSRLYISSQEILARTVENAFRYLMIISLPISLGAFVLADKITVLFTSDYTRSIPAFRISILGLVFIFINFILSSVLNATNRQKKNTLNIGLTVAFNVIINLILIPRFNHIGASIAALSSAVFLFVVAYYQTQKIIKYNKAKIVSWFFRSLTASLGMALSIYWLKPAVNFILLIPIGVLIYIALILLLKIIKYSELRYVIKSIIRR
- the rpsI gene encoding 30S ribosomal protein S9 codes for the protein MVKKAKKTQKSSNKKSRSKKGSKKRTYIFAVGRRKSAVARVRYYKKGKNEIIINQKDYKEHFVNLEFKNIIEKPLKVTGNLKKFGKFTIKVKGGGKRGQVEAISLGMSRILVTLEPKNRKLLKPEGLLKRDPRVKERKKYGLKRARRAPQWRKR
- the rplM gene encoding 50S ribosomal protein L13 → MKNKEIIDANNKPLGRLASQVAIRLMGKDQPNYQPHKPGNLILEVKNASKIKLTGLKSKNKVFYKYSGYQGGVKQKKLSVLMKKDPSSVLKMAVKGMLPHNRLLKHRLKRLKISN
- the rplQ gene encoding 50S ribosomal protein L17, with product MRHRKKKKILDRNASGRRALIRNLACELIIHRRIKTTHTKAKVLRAYIEKLITKSRSGQPSSLRYLQKYLNKKTANILFKNIAPKYKKRDGGYTRVVKIGRRSGDNALMALIEFV